One window of the Methylovirgula sp. HY1 genome contains the following:
- the ribH gene encoding 6,7-dimethyl-8-ribityllumazine synthase → MAEPRRSEETAGASSKGARFLIVEARFYDEIGALLLEGAKRAFAQAEAECETVRVPGALEIPLAMAIALDAAAKAGRPYQGAIALGCVIRGETYHFEIVAGESARALMDLALARQLAFGNGILTVENEAQARVRAGYAQADKGGDAARAALALYRLKAAVGAL, encoded by the coding sequence ATGGCCGAGCCGCGCCGATCTGAAGAAACTGCCGGAGCGAGCTCAAAAGGTGCTCGTTTCCTCATCGTGGAAGCGCGCTTCTACGATGAGATCGGGGCGCTGTTGCTCGAGGGGGCGAAGCGGGCATTTGCGCAGGCTGAGGCGGAATGCGAGACCGTGCGTGTCCCTGGTGCGCTTGAAATTCCGCTTGCCATGGCGATTGCGCTCGACGCTGCCGCAAAAGCCGGCAGGCCTTATCAGGGAGCGATCGCGCTCGGCTGCGTCATTCGCGGTGAGACTTATCATTTCGAGATCGTCGCGGGCGAGAGCGCGCGGGCCTTGATGGATCTGGCGCTGGCCCGTCAGCTTGCCTTCGGCAACGGCATATTGACCGTTGAGAACGAGGCGCAGGCGCGGGTGCGCGCCGGCTACGCGCAGGCCGACAAGGGTGGCGATGCCGCGCGTGCAGCGCTGGCATTGTATCGGCTCAAAGCCGCCGTGGGAGCGTTGTGA
- the nusB gene encoding transcription antitermination factor NusB yields MAKALERSAARLAAVQALYQMEVSGKGIAETLAEFETFWIGGEIEGDTYNTAETTFFRDILNGVLADQGPLDRQIDKTLVQTWPLARVDSVLRAILRAGAYELKKRKDVPARVVIKEYADVAGAFFEREEVGMINAVLDALAHQFRAGEFEAKACHSKEA; encoded by the coding sequence ATGGCCAAAGCTCTCGAACGTTCGGCAGCCAGGCTCGCAGCGGTGCAGGCACTGTATCAGATGGAGGTCTCCGGCAAAGGGATCGCCGAGACCCTGGCCGAATTCGAGACCTTCTGGATCGGCGGCGAAATCGAAGGCGACACCTACAATACCGCGGAGACCACGTTCTTTCGCGATATATTGAACGGGGTTCTTGCCGATCAAGGGCCGCTCGACCGGCAGATCGACAAGACCCTGGTGCAGACTTGGCCGCTTGCCCGCGTCGATTCCGTGCTGCGGGCAATCTTGCGCGCCGGTGCTTATGAATTGAAGAAGCGCAAGGATGTGCCGGCCCGCGTCGTCATCAAGGAATATGCCGATGTCGCCGGCGCCTTCTTCGAGCGTGAGGAGGTCGGCATGATCAATGCCGTGCTCGACGCCTTGGCTCATCAATTTCGCGCGGGCGAATTCGAGGCGAAGGCCTGTCATTCAAAAGAGGCGTGA
- the thiL gene encoding thiamine-phosphate kinase, with the protein MPRLSEDELIARFFAPLAGPAGLGLADDAACLAPPPGHDLVLTADMLVAGVHFFADDPPDAIAKKALRVNLSDLAAKGAEPLGFLLSLCLPHDWTETWLAAFSGGLAADAKAYGCPLLGGDTVKSVGGLALSITAMGAVPQGAMVPRPGVIEGDVLYVTGTIGDAALGLRLFGAPAAERGWIGRLGTAECDHLRGRYRLPLPRLGMRRALRTYAHAAMDVSDGLAGDLAKMLRLTGMSAVIACADVPLSAAAQAALAGDPALIVHILSGGDDYEILCAVAPNAAAAFEAAAAAGGVAVTAIGRACRGTAAPVFTTATGAVALPTASYQHF; encoded by the coding sequence ATGCCGCGCCTGAGCGAAGACGAACTGATCGCGCGTTTTTTCGCGCCACTCGCGGGGCCGGCGGGACTAGGACTTGCCGATGATGCCGCCTGTCTCGCGCCGCCGCCAGGCCATGATCTGGTTCTCACCGCCGATATGCTTGTCGCCGGGGTGCACTTCTTCGCCGACGATCCGCCGGACGCCATCGCGAAGAAAGCGCTGCGCGTCAATCTCTCAGATCTCGCGGCGAAAGGTGCCGAGCCCCTCGGCTTTCTGCTCAGTCTTTGCCTGCCGCACGACTGGACGGAAACTTGGCTCGCGGCCTTTTCGGGCGGTCTTGCCGCAGATGCAAAGGCCTATGGCTGTCCGCTTCTCGGCGGGGACACGGTAAAAAGCGTCGGCGGCCTCGCGCTGTCCATCACAGCGATGGGAGCTGTGCCACAAGGCGCGATGGTACCGCGGCCGGGCGTCATCGAAGGCGACGTGCTCTATGTGACCGGCACGATCGGCGACGCGGCCTTGGGGCTGCGACTTTTCGGCGCGCCGGCGGCGGAGCGCGGCTGGATCGGCCGATTGGGAACGGCAGAATGCGATCATTTGCGCGGTCGCTATCGCTTGCCGCTGCCACGCCTTGGAATGCGTCGGGCGCTGCGGACGTATGCTCATGCCGCCATGGACGTGTCGGATGGTCTTGCCGGCGATCTTGCGAAAATGTTGCGACTCACCGGCATGAGCGCCGTGATCGCATGCGCCGATGTGCCGCTCTCGGCCGCCGCGCAAGCGGCACTTGCCGGCGATCCAGCGTTGATCGTGCACATCCTTTCCGGCGGCGATGATTATGAAATCCTTTGCGCGGTCGCACCGAATGCCGCCGCGGCTTTCGAAGCGGCGGCCGCAGCGGGGGGCGTCGCCGTGACGGCGATCGGGCGCGCCTGCCGTGGCACCGCAGCCCCTGTCTTCACGACGGCCACGGGGGCCGTTGCTTTGCCGACCGCATCCTATCAACATTTTTGA
- a CDS encoding sodium-translocating pyrophosphatase encodes MYSIWVVIFCGLLAVAYGMVTASKLIAADAGSLRMREIADAIAEGAQAYLKRQYSTIAFVGIIIFVGLGLLLSWTVAIGFLIGAVLSGAAGFIGMNVSVRANVRTAQAATQSLAAGLDISFKAGAVTGMLVAGLALLGVAAYYYVLTGPMGHALNSRETVDALVALGFGASLISIFARLGGGIFTKGADVGADLVGKVEAGIPEDDPRNPATIADNVGDNVGDCAGMAADLFETYAVTVVATMVLASIFFASQAILASAMLYPLAICAACIVTSIAGTYFVKLGPTNAIMGALYKGLIATGLLSIVGLALATHLTIGWGVIGTANGVALSGLHLFVCGLVGLVVTGLIVIITEYYTGTGKRPVVSIAQASVTGHGTNVIQGLAVSLEATALPALVIVGGIITTYQLAGLFGTAIAVTTMIGLAGMIVALDAFGPVTDNAGGIAEMAGLPKEVRHSTDALDAVGNTTKAVTKGYAIGSAGLGALVLFAAYTNDIKHFVDSGVPYFKNVGAVDISLSNPYVVAGLILGGLIPYLFGGIAMTAVGRAAGSVVEEVRRQFREKPGIMEGKDRPDYGRAVDMLTKAAIKEMIVPSLLPVLAPIVVYFGVLLISGSKASAFAALGALLLGVIVNGLFVAISMTSGGGAWDNAKKSFEDGFIDKAGVKHLKGSEAHKASVTGDTVGDPYKDTAGPAVNPAIKITNIVALLLLAVLAH; translated from the coding sequence ATGTATTCCATTTGGGTGGTAATTTTCTGCGGACTTTTGGCCGTCGCTTATGGGATGGTGACGGCATCAAAGCTAATCGCCGCCGATGCGGGCTCGCTGCGAATGCGCGAGATCGCGGATGCAATTGCGGAAGGCGCGCAAGCTTATCTAAAGCGGCAATATTCGACCATTGCATTCGTCGGAATCATCATCTTCGTCGGTCTTGGGCTATTGCTGTCTTGGACCGTGGCCATCGGCTTTCTGATCGGCGCGGTACTGTCGGGCGCGGCCGGATTCATCGGCATGAATGTTTCAGTGCGCGCCAATGTGCGCACGGCGCAAGCGGCGACGCAATCGCTGGCGGCAGGCCTCGATATTTCCTTCAAGGCGGGCGCTGTGACCGGCATGCTGGTCGCCGGCCTCGCACTGCTCGGCGTGGCTGCTTATTATTATGTTCTCACCGGCCCCATGGGCCATGCGCTGAACAGCCGTGAGACCGTCGATGCGCTCGTCGCGCTCGGCTTCGGCGCGTCGTTGATCTCGATCTTCGCACGTCTCGGCGGCGGCATTTTCACCAAAGGGGCCGACGTAGGCGCCGATCTCGTCGGCAAGGTCGAAGCCGGTATCCCGGAAGACGATCCGCGCAACCCGGCGACCATCGCGGATAACGTCGGCGACAATGTCGGCGATTGTGCCGGCATGGCGGCCGACCTCTTCGAAACCTATGCGGTAACCGTGGTGGCGACCATGGTGCTCGCCTCCATCTTCTTCGCCAGCCAGGCCATCCTCGCCTCCGCCATGCTTTATCCGCTGGCGATCTGCGCGGCCTGTATCGTGACGTCGATCGCCGGTACGTATTTCGTCAAGCTCGGCCCGACCAATGCGATCATGGGCGCGCTCTACAAGGGGCTGATCGCGACGGGTCTTCTCTCGATCGTCGGCCTCGCTCTTGCGACCCATCTCACGATCGGCTGGGGCGTGATCGGGACGGCGAATGGGGTCGCGCTGAGCGGCCTGCATCTCTTCGTCTGCGGGCTTGTCGGGCTTGTCGTCACCGGCCTCATCGTCATCATCACCGAATATTATACCGGCACCGGCAAACGGCCCGTCGTGTCGATCGCCCAGGCCTCCGTGACAGGCCATGGCACCAATGTCATCCAAGGGCTTGCGGTCTCGCTCGAAGCCACGGCGCTGCCGGCGCTCGTCATCGTCGGCGGCATTATTACGACCTATCAGCTCGCCGGTCTCTTCGGCACGGCGATCGCGGTGACGACCATGATCGGTCTTGCCGGTATGATCGTCGCCCTCGACGCTTTCGGGCCGGTCACCGACAATGCCGGCGGTATTGCCGAAATGGCCGGACTACCGAAAGAGGTACGCCATTCCACCGATGCGCTCGATGCGGTCGGCAATACGACCAAGGCGGTGACCAAGGGCTACGCGATCGGCTCGGCCGGCCTCGGCGCTCTCGTGCTGTTTGCGGCCTATACAAACGACATCAAACATTTCGTCGACAGCGGCGTGCCTTATTTCAAGAACGTCGGCGCGGTGGATATCTCGCTGTCCAACCCTTATGTCGTCGCCGGCCTGATCTTGGGTGGTTTGATCCCCTATCTCTTCGGCGGCATAGCGATGACGGCGGTCGGCCGCGCCGCGGGTTCGGTGGTCGAAGAGGTACGCCGGCAGTTTCGTGAAAAGCCGGGCATCATGGAAGGCAAGGACCGTCCGGATTACGGCCGCGCCGTCGATATGCTGACCAAGGCGGCGATCAAGGAAATGATCGTGCCGTCGCTGCTGCCGGTTTTGGCTCCGATCGTCGTCTATTTCGGTGTGCTGCTGATCTCGGGATCAAAAGCTTCGGCCTTTGCGGCGCTCGGCGCGCTGCTCCTCGGCGTGATCGTCAACGGGCTTTTCGTGGCGATCTCGATGACATCCGGCGGCGGCGCCTGGGACAATGCCAAGAAGAGTTTCGAGGACGGCTTCATCGACAAGGCTGGCGTCAAGCATCTCAAGGGCAGCGAAGCGCACAAGGCTTCGGTGACCGGCGATACGGTCGGCGATCCCTATAAGGATACAGCAGGGCCTGCCGTCAATCCGGCGATCAAGATCACCAATATCGTCGCGCTGCTGCTGCTCGCGGTTCTGGCGCATTGA
- a CDS encoding AbrB family transcriptional regulator: MSCRSAALAKLSRPAQWTLLLTTSVCITALLEAAGLPAAVLLGPMISAILLVTNGGTLRVPQLPHYAAQAVIGCLIAGAITPTIIITFLQKWPLFLGAVFAVVLVGALLGWLLSRLRILPATTAVWGLCPGAASAMMLMAEAFGADAHLVAFMQYLRVVFVTATASFVVRLWHSGSGAAAHHIAWFPPLHWSAFGQTMALAVLGGSLGYVSRLPAGVMLVPTFLGAALHAAGLVTLQLPPWLLAASYALLGWRIGLGFTRQILVHAARALPQTIMSIAVMIAFCGGLAFMLVKTLGIDPLTAYLATSPGGMDSVAIIAASSKVDFAFVIALQMVRFVVVLLAGPSISRFVANRIGPEQVPERPPAVDETLARIREDEGDLD, encoded by the coding sequence ATGTCTTGCCGGTCGGCAGCGCTCGCAAAGCTTTCGCGCCCGGCGCAGTGGACGCTGCTGCTCACGACGTCCGTTTGCATCACAGCGCTGCTTGAAGCCGCTGGATTGCCGGCTGCCGTGCTGCTCGGCCCGATGATCTCCGCCATTTTGCTGGTGACGAATGGCGGCACCCTGCGCGTGCCGCAACTGCCCCATTATGCTGCTCAAGCGGTGATCGGCTGTCTCATCGCCGGCGCCATCACGCCGACGATCATCATCACTTTTTTACAAAAATGGCCATTGTTCCTCGGCGCGGTTTTTGCGGTCGTCTTGGTCGGGGCACTCCTCGGCTGGCTGCTCAGTCGGCTGCGCATTCTTCCGGCGACGACCGCCGTTTGGGGCCTTTGCCCCGGCGCGGCTTCCGCCATGATGTTGATGGCCGAAGCCTTCGGCGCCGATGCGCATCTCGTCGCCTTCATGCAATATTTGCGGGTGGTCTTCGTGACCGCCACGGCTTCGTTCGTCGTGCGTCTGTGGCATTCCGGGTCCGGCGCGGCAGCCCATCATATCGCTTGGTTTCCACCGCTTCATTGGAGCGCGTTTGGACAGACGATGGCGCTTGCCGTGCTCGGCGGAAGCCTCGGCTATGTCTCGCGGCTGCCCGCCGGCGTCATGCTTGTTCCGACTTTTTTAGGCGCCGCGCTTCACGCCGCCGGGCTGGTCACGCTGCAGCTGCCACCCTGGCTTCTGGCAGCGAGCTATGCCCTGCTCGGCTGGCGCATCGGCCTCGGCTTTACCAGGCAAATCCTCGTCCATGCGGCGCGCGCCCTGCCCCAAACCATCATGTCGATCGCTGTGATGATCGCGTTCTGCGGCGGCCTCGCTTTCATGCTCGTCAAGACGTTGGGAATTGATCCGCTGACGGCCTATCTCGCCACCAGCCCGGGCGGCATGGATTCCGTTGCGATCATTGCGGCCTCGAGCAAGGTCGATTTCGCCTTTGTCATCGCCCTACAGATGGTCCGCTTCGTCGTCGTGCTTCTCGCCGGCCCATCGATCTCGCGTTTCGTCGCCAACCGCATTGGCCCAGAGCAAGTTCCCGAACGGCCACCCGCTGTCGACGAAACATTGGCGCGCATTCGCGAGGATGAAGGCGATTTGGATTGA
- a CDS encoding outer membrane protein assembly factor BamE: MKLDIAAAFCKGATVAQMRKAPPLAVRLAAAACLAFSLSGCLGYNGEIVHGYQTDPRLLNQVKIGSSAEQALVVMGTPSTTSTVGGDAWYYITQVTDRPVMFMSPRLVDQHVLAIYFDKQKKVARIANYGIKDGKLFDFVSRTTPTGGSDSNLLNGLFRFQFS; this comes from the coding sequence ATGAAATTGGATATTGCCGCCGCTTTTTGCAAGGGCGCCACGGTTGCGCAAATGCGTAAAGCGCCGCCGCTCGCCGTCAGGCTTGCCGCCGCAGCCTGCCTTGCCTTCAGCCTTTCCGGCTGCCTCGGCTACAACGGCGAAATAGTCCATGGTTATCAGACCGATCCACGTCTTCTCAATCAGGTTAAAATCGGCTCCTCGGCGGAGCAGGCCCTGGTCGTGATGGGGACGCCGTCGACGACCTCGACCGTGGGCGGCGATGCCTGGTATTACATTACGCAGGTCACCGATCGTCCGGTCATGTTCATGAGCCCGCGGCTGGTCGATCAGCATGTGCTCGCGATTTATTTCGACAAGCAGAAGAAGGTGGCGCGGATCGCCAATTACGGCATCAAGGACGGCAAGCTTTTCGATTTCGTCTCCCGGACGACTCCGACCGGAGGCTCCGATTCGAATCTGCTCAACGGCCTGTTCAGATTCCAATTTAGCTAG
- a CDS encoding ubiquinol-cytochrome C chaperone family protein yields the protein MFFGLFRGNANRKLIAGLHGEIVTAARDPLLFTQFGIEDTLEGRFESLVLHAALVLRRLEHLPPPGPEIAQDLADTLFRHFDIALREIGVSDTRVPKRMKTIAEAFFGRAITYHEALAQAPVQGRLALSQALSRNVYSGRQDGEPLAHYVIGLDAALAQMTLAEVLEGAIPFIRPVAPNSAAPNSAAQSEEVPK from the coding sequence ATGTTTTTTGGGCTTTTCCGGGGCAATGCCAACCGCAAGTTGATCGCTGGTCTGCACGGCGAGATCGTCACTGCGGCCCGCGATCCGCTTTTGTTCACGCAATTCGGAATCGAAGACACGCTCGAAGGCCGCTTCGAGTCGCTGGTCTTACACGCGGCGCTTGTCCTGCGCCGGTTGGAGCATTTGCCGCCGCCGGGTCCCGAAATCGCCCAGGATCTCGCCGACACATTGTTCAGGCATTTCGATATTGCGCTGCGGGAAATCGGCGTTTCGGACACACGCGTGCCGAAGCGGATGAAAACGATTGCGGAGGCCTTTTTCGGCCGTGCCATCACCTATCACGAAGCCCTGGCGCAAGCGCCGGTTCAAGGGCGGCTGGCACTTTCCCAGGCCTTATCCAGGAATGTCTATTCCGGCAGACAGGACGGGGAGCCGTTGGCACATTATGTCATCGGCCTCGACGCGGCGCTCGCACAAATGACGCTGGCTGAGGTCCTCGAAGGCGCGATCCCCTTTATAAGGCCTGTCGCGCCAAACTCTGCCGCGCCAAATTCCGCCGCGCAAAGTGAGGAGGTGCCGAAATGA
- a CDS encoding DUF177 domain-containing protein encodes MNAKPTPDMPAQKMIFSYPIKIVDVPQSGLDISIEADAATLAALAAANGLPNIARLEAVFHVMPKGSHRFNVRGEVHARVTQICGVSLEPFESDLVESVDVDFAPAAEAAAAAAAFAALVANDAVDIALEADPPDPITDGTIDLGGLASEFLALGLDPYPRKPGVSFEPQGGRDADAADESPFSILGKLKERP; translated from the coding sequence ATGAACGCAAAGCCGACACCGGACATGCCCGCGCAAAAGATGATTTTTTCCTATCCGATCAAGATCGTGGATGTGCCGCAGAGCGGGCTCGACATTTCCATCGAGGCCGATGCGGCGACATTGGCGGCGCTCGCCGCTGCCAATGGTCTGCCGAACATCGCGCGGCTCGAAGCCGTGTTTCATGTGATGCCGAAAGGTAGCCATAGGTTCAATGTCCGCGGCGAGGTTCATGCCAGAGTGACACAGATTTGCGGTGTCAGCCTCGAACCCTTCGAGAGCGATCTCGTCGAGTCGGTCGATGTTGATTTCGCACCTGCGGCAGAAGCCGCGGCAGCGGCAGCGGCCTTCGCCGCGCTGGTTGCCAATGATGCGGTAGACATAGCCTTGGAAGCCGACCCACCCGATCCGATCACCGATGGCACGATCGATCTCGGGGGGCTCGCCAGTGAATTTCTGGCTCTCGGTCTCGATCCCTATCCGAGAAAGCCCGGGGTCAGTTTCGAACCGCAGGGTGGTCGAGATGCCGATGCGGCCGACGAGAGCCCGTTTAGCATCTTAGGTAAGCTGAAGGAGCGTCCGTGA